CCCAAGGCCGAAGCGCCCAAAGAAGACACCAGCAAATACGTCGAAGTCAAGGCCCCCATTGTGGGAACTTTTTACCGCGCCCCTTCTCCCGACGCCGAACCCTTCGTCAAGGAGGGGGATACCGTCAAAAAAGGCCAGGTTTTGTGCATCATCGAGGCCATGAAACTCATGAACGAGATCGAAAGCGAAGTGTCGGGTGTGGTGCGAAAAATTCTGGTTGCCAACGGGGAGCCCGTTGAGTACGGCCAGGCCCTGTTTCTGATCGAGCCTGCATAAGCTTAGAGCGGATGGCCGGTAGCGAGCCGTCAGCACGCTTGGAGAGTCTTGTATGTTCAAAAAAATAATGGTTGCCAACCGCGGTGAGATTGCCCTTCGGGTGTTGCGGGCGGCACGGGAGCTAGGGGTAAAGGTGGTGGTGGCCCACAGCGAAGCCGATAGTCAGTCTTTGCCTGTGCTGCTCGCGGATGAGGCCATCTGCATTGGGCCGCCGCCTTCGGCGCAGAGCTACTTGAATATTCCAAATTTGCTGTCTGCGGCCATTATTTCGGGAGCCGAAGCCATTCACCCCGGCTACGGGTTTCTGGCCGAAAACCCCCAGTTTGCCGAGATGTGCCGCGACCACGGTATTGTCTTTATCGGCCCTACCCCGGAGTCCATGCACAGCCTGGGCTCCAAGGCGGGGGGTCGAGAGATTGCCGCCAAATCCAACGTGCCCACCGTTCCGGGCACGGGGGTGTTGCAGTCGGTGGAAGAGGCCCTGGAAGCTGCTGAAAAAATCGGCTATCCGGTGCTCCTCAAGGCCAGCGCCGGCGGCGGAGGTCGGGGCCAGAAGGTGGTGCGTTCTTCGGAGGAGATGAAAACCGCTTTCGCCCAGGCCCAGGTTGAGGCGCAGAACTACTTTTCCGACCCCGCCCTGATTCTGGAGAAATACATTGAGATTTTCCGCCACGTGGAAGTTCAGGTAGTGGGGGATGGCAAAGGCCACGTGGTACACGTAGGCGAGCGCGACTGTTCGATTCAGCGCCGCAACCAGAAGCTCATCGAGGAAGCCCCGAGCCGCCTCGAAGAGTCCCTGCGCCAGGAGATTCTGGCGGCGGGGGTGCGTCTAGCCAAATATGTCAACTACCAGGGTGCGGGGACACTCGAGTTTATCGTAGACCCAGAAGGCAACTTTTACTTCATGGAGATGAACACCCGTATCCAGGTCGAACACTGCGTTTCCGAGATGATTTCGGGCCTCGATCTAGTCAAGCTCCAGATCAAAATTGCCGCTGGCGAGCCTTTCACCCTGCAGCAAAGCGACATCGAGCTCAAGGGTCATGCCATCGAGTGCCGAATTAACGCCGAAGACTACGACAAAGACTTCCGCCCTAGCATCGGCAAGATCGAGACCCTGCACTTCCCCGGCGGCCCTGGAGTGCGCGTAGACTCCCACCTCTACGCGGGCTACAGCATCCCACCCAACTACGACTCGTTGGTAGCCAAACTGATCGTGTACGGTGAAAACCGAGAGGAGGCCATTGCCCGGATGCGCCGGGCGCTCGCCGAGACCGTTATCGAGGGGCCTGGGGTCAAGACCACCGTACCCTTCCACCTTAAAGTCATGGACAATGCCTTCTATCGGCGAGGGGCCATTTACACCAACTTCGTCACCACCCGAATGTCAGATTGAGTCGTAGGTGGCATCCTTCTTTGGCTATCGCGCCCTTCACCGACGTGGCCGCCCACGAAAACGAGAATGCATCTGAGCCCTTCGCGTTTCCCACACACACTGCCCTCACGGCGGCCCGTGTTTTACCCCCACCCGCACACACCGCTGTTGGGGGTATTCGTGGGAACCGCTCCAGGCGCAGGTTACGCACCCAAGCATGGGCCGGGCCCGGCCCACGGGGGCTTGGGTTTTGAGCTTCCAGGCGGTCATCGTTCCCAGGACAAAGCTGCCGAATGCTCAAAATGTGCGAAGAGCGCTCTAAACCCGTAAACTGGTAGCGAAATGTTTTTCTTTGAGCTTCTTGGCAGAGACCCCCTGGCCTACCTGGTTGCCTTTGCTGCAGCCGCTTTTGGCCTGGTTGTTCACAACCTGTTTCAAGCCTATCTGGCCGACCGCTACAAGGACGGCGACCCCCGGCGGTACGGCTTCCTGACCGTCGAGCCTAGGGTGCACCTGGATGGCCTGGGGCTCATTTTCCTGGCCCTGATTGGTTTTGGCTTTCCCCGACTGGTGCCCTGGCGGCTTTTTGGCCCCAAAGGGGCCCAGACCGCACTAATGGGGCCGCTGGGCTTCTTTGTGGCGGCTTTTGTTTATATCCTTTTGGGCAGGCTGTTGGAGGGGGTGGGCCCTGCGGCCTCGAGCATCGCCCTAGGCTTGCAGGTTGCAGGTTCCCTCATGATCGGCCATGCGGCGGTGTTCTTGTTCCCGGTACCCCCGCTGGACGGCGCCAGAGTGGTCTACGCCGTTGGCAGTGCCGAGGCCCGGCGCTTCATGGATCAGCTCCAAAGCTATGGCTTTGTGGGTTTTTTCCTGATTTT
This genomic stretch from Meiothermus sp. harbors:
- the accB gene encoding acetyl-CoA carboxylase biotin carboxyl carrier protein, with translation MNAKELKSILQALQEHEVSELTLETPDYKLTIKRPGEVQYIAAPAPVVVQAPAAPVASQPPVETPAPAPMPAPAPAPKAEAPKEDTSKYVEVKAPIVGTFYRAPSPDAEPFVKEGDTVKKGQVLCIIEAMKLMNEIESEVSGVVRKILVANGEPVEYGQALFLIEPA
- a CDS encoding site-2 protease family protein; this encodes MFFFELLGRDPLAYLVAFAAAAFGLVVHNLFQAYLADRYKDGDPRRYGFLTVEPRVHLDGLGLIFLALIGFGFPRLVPWRLFGPKGAQTALMGPLGFFVAAFVYILLGRLLEGVGPAASSIALGLQVAGSLMIGHAAVFLFPVPPLDGARVVYAVGSAEARRFMDQLQSYGFVGFFLIFLVLNMSGILPAIRAGLSGLLNSLFAAIGL
- the accC gene encoding acetyl-CoA carboxylase biotin carboxylase subunit, whose amino-acid sequence is MFKKIMVANRGEIALRVLRAARELGVKVVVAHSEADSQSLPVLLADEAICIGPPPSAQSYLNIPNLLSAAIISGAEAIHPGYGFLAENPQFAEMCRDHGIVFIGPTPESMHSLGSKAGGREIAAKSNVPTVPGTGVLQSVEEALEAAEKIGYPVLLKASAGGGGRGQKVVRSSEEMKTAFAQAQVEAQNYFSDPALILEKYIEIFRHVEVQVVGDGKGHVVHVGERDCSIQRRNQKLIEEAPSRLEESLRQEILAAGVRLAKYVNYQGAGTLEFIVDPEGNFYFMEMNTRIQVEHCVSEMISGLDLVKLQIKIAAGEPFTLQQSDIELKGHAIECRINAEDYDKDFRPSIGKIETLHFPGGPGVRVDSHLYAGYSIPPNYDSLVAKLIVYGENREEAIARMRRALAETVIEGPGVKTTVPFHLKVMDNAFYRRGAIYTNFVTTRMSD